The Rosa rugosa chromosome 1, drRosRugo1.1, whole genome shotgun sequence genomic sequence AATTCTCCCTTTCTTCATTCATTCAACTGTATAATCTCAACTAATTCATTCAATTTTTCATTTGAATCAGAGGGTTTCCAGTTCTTAGACATGTATTACATGCAGATAAACAACACTTCCAACTGAGTTTTACTTGAAATTCGTTGTAGACACCCTAGAATTTCATTTTGTGTTCTAATCTGTCCTTTTGCTTTTGAACAGCTGTCAAACTGAGACTCATGATAATCTGAGAAGACAAATTTGTGTTCACAGCAAATACACAAGGTTTGACTCCTATAAaagcgattttttttttttgctgttttTCTCTTAATTCTTATGCGTTGTTACTCTTATTCCACATTGTATTATTATTAAGCTTCAACTGATACAAACTTTCATCTTCTACGAACTTTGTTTCTTATATGGATTCGTTCTACAAATACTCATCTATTTATCTTATGAATCCATTTGTTTTATCAATGTTTTCATTGTATTTTCACTTATGATTATTGTTCTATTTGATTCACTAGAACATCAGCTATTTATTATGTCTATGACGATTATGTGCTCAGCTCATTTCACAACCATCTCTTTTATCCTTTTAGAACACTCTTTCCACTTATTGTTTTCTTAATGAATTATTCTCAATCAAAACTGTACTAAAAGctaatatatgaaaaatatactaaaCCTTAATATATCTTTTGGGAACCTGTAAAGGATCATTGCTTACCAGTTCTTGAACATTTGATACAGCAAGAGATAATCTATGTAGTCTCTGGGAAACACTCCGAACATCCTATCCTCTTGCACACACGCCACTTCTGTGTTTGAActcatcttctttctctgtaCCCCTTTACTGATTAGCTACAGCTTGGATGTTATATATGGGGATCTAAGATGATCTTAATGATTTCTACTTTCTGGTTAGTTCTCTGAATTAAGATAGCATTGTGTCTTTGAGCTTTCGTAATCTGTTTTGTACAGTCACTTTAGTTGACGACACACGATGAAACTCATTTCCCTTTTGACTGTGACTTTGAGAGACTATAATTGGAGTGACTTGGATTCCACTTGAGCGGGAGCAAATAGTTAAGCAGAAATTACATTGTTGATCCTTTAATAATTGCTATCTGTTCATTGATATGGTTATGGTTTTTGTTTAAGCAGAAGGTGCAAGCGCTGCTTTGAGTCTTGCCAGGACAATTCTTCGATTCTCCACTGTGAGGGTGTTCCCTTCTGAGATAGCTATTGCACCTGTTAACCCAACATTCTTGCCTCCAGTAAGTGAACCTCTTATTTTGAGACAGTTACAGATTTCTGAACTTAAAGTCTTTCAGCACCACAAAATTAATAGTTTCTTTATTAATAACGTGGTTCTTCTTTGTACTTTGGTTTAGACTGAAGATGAACCTGAGATGTGTGCAAGAATATATATACTTTACAAATATTGACAAGAAGGTACTTTTTATTGGTAACAATTTGTCATTTGTTGGTACCTAGATTTTTAAATTTCTTAtctaactgttttttttttttttttgggtacagaGTGTGTAATGCCAAGAGGTATATGTAAGGGTAGGAGCAGCTCAAGTTCAGAAAATTAGTAAATATTCAATTTAAGAGCAATGaacttgaaactttccagatcctaAGTTGACATGCTAAGgtacaacatactaaaatttcaagCAAATTGGAGTTCAGCAAACATGGCAAAACATGGATGGAAACAGACTGAACTGTGCAGTTTTCTTCAGAGTTTTTGTAACAACCTGGAATGTAAGAGGGAAATCTCTCCATAGTGACCTTAATCTGCACGATTTTCTGCAGCTTGATAATCCATCAGACATATATGTCTTGGGGTATGGTttctcttttcttattttttgtcTTCCTCTCTGATTTTCTTCAGGTTAATAATCCACCTTTCCTAACTCCTTTCGAATTTTGACTTTTTGTTAGTTGACTTCGATAAGATTGGACAAGGTGGTTTTGGGGCTGTTTACTATGCTGAGCTGACAAGCAAGGTACTTGCTGAACTTTTTCTTACCGTTGTGAAAATTTGGGTAGAATTTGGAGAGAGATGTATGTATGCAGTTTTCTTTTATCAGTAAGATAAGTCATGGTACTTTTGGGTTCATTTGCTGATGCTTAAGTTTATTGTTAAATATTAACTAGCAGAAACTAAGAAAGCTGTAGTTCTGATTTCAAATGGTATTCAATGAGAATCTTATTTTGGTTATTTAACTAAAGACTTTTAACGGTGCTGCTTCCATGCAATATGCAAGAGCTTTCAATATTGTTTCTGCTTTTGATATCGGACAAGTGAAAGCTACCTTTCTTTTTATCGTAGTCATATGGATATCTTTAATAGTTTTCTTTGTACCTCTGTTTTACAGCCCTACCATTTATTTTTCAGTACATTAGTTTtctacagaagaaaaaaaaaatggaggaaaGGTAAAAAGTTTAGGCACTGTTTCTCCAGGACCATTTTGAAATTAGCAGTAGTCAGCCTTTTCTTATTAGTTCCTTATACTGCTGATTTTTAATTATGAGAATGATTTAACAAAAGATTTGCTAATTTTGTTAATTGAAAAGCTTGATAAAGGTTGGATTTCTGTTTTATTAGACCTAAtaaaacatattttcttttggGATTTTGTTATTCACCCAACACAGAGAAAGGGACGAGAcgaaacaaaaagagagagagacaagagAACAGGCAAGAacgaaaagaaggagaagagagagacggGAAGCTCTTGCTTAGATTGGTAAGATTTTGGTTTAGTAGAGTCAATACCAACATACTTTAAACTGATTTCCTTGAATTAGTTATTTGTATGCAGTTTTCTAGCTATCCTAATCAGTCTTTCTTTTGCTTTGTATCCAGTACTTTTTGCATTGTGAACAGCTCCAGTTTTTAACAAGAAGATCAGGTCAGTTTACTTTATTACTGCTAGGCATATCCATGTTTTATTAGTCACTATCTATCTGATTTACATATCAATTTGCTGTCTTTGTATTTGGATCAAATAAAGCTTGCAAAAATCAAAAAGGCAAATTACTTTGTTGGCTTGGGACAATAATAGGGAATGAATCATAGTagttatcatttttttttttttgatataattAGGATAGACACGGTAGGCCATTTATCCCGAGTATTGCTTCCTGCTTTTCTGATTTGTCACTTTTTTTCCCAGCTGCCATGTAACTTTTGGTCtctggtttttcttctttttactgAGACCTGTCTTCATTTATTTGTGTGCAGCTACTTCGTCTATGTAATTTTGCTGATGGAGATCTTCAACATCAGTGGTAACTCATTTCATATAAGAACATGTTGTAGACAATGTCTATTGGAAGCATGTTGTGCACCACACTGTAGCATGTAAGGTTGTACTGCATGGACATGCTGAGTTTGAGGCAAGTGATGTTATCTTAAAGGTTAGTTTAAACAAATATTGTGAATATGCAAAGAGGAAAACAGAAattcttcaaaatttttgaatttcaggctctgttttttttccccttcaaaattttgaatttcaggtGCTTTACTACATATTTAGCTTTACCAATGTGTAGTGGTTTTCAAGAGGTAACATTAGCTAAATGCTTTTTAAATTCATTTTCAGCTTCTCCTGtaattctgattttttttttctttcatgttAGTAGGTTATTTGTTTGGAACAAATAAACACTACAGACTGAAAGCACACTGGAAGATCACATGATGATCGTTATTGATCTTGGATTTAGAACAAATCTCCTGAATAGAATAAGGACAAGTATGATGGTAGAGTTTCTACGAGTTCAGAGTCGATGAGTAAAATAGAGGCAATGTTTGAAGCCGAATTTGAGAGGTTAGGGCTAAACAGCAGTACTTCTACTTTGGAGCAAAGATTAACTTGAGAGGTACAAAGCCTATGCTGATCATTGCAATGTTAAGTTTAAGCAGCACAAGTAATTCGTATGTTTTACTTGAAACATAAAGTAGTGAAAAAAACCCTCATTTTTGTTCTGGTTTACTTGGTATGTTAATCTTCCTTTTTCCTCAATTCCAATAGCTCTGTTCTGTAACATTTCATATGATTATAAGCATCAAATAATTGTGTTCATCATGAACTGATTGAATTTGTTGCAGCTTCCAAACAGTGTTCATCAAGTTTCTGAAGATTACATTTGGGAAAACTCTAATACTTTACAGGCCAGTGTTTACATCAGAGGAAGtcaaggtaaaaaaaaatattggaaaAGAGATGAAATTTCATTTGTGGTTTGATCCTTCCCAAATATATGTGATCATCCTTTATTTCAGTATAACCACATGTTCATAATGCATGCTATTGTACACATACAACTTCGATTTATGGTGTCCTACCGTCTTCACTATATACCATCAAAGTTTTGATTTCTCTCAGTTTTGGCAGCCATAACATCAACAACTAGAACTTGCCTGGTGGCTCCAAATGATCACAGAAGACTAAGCCTAGACGCTTTACAGAAGAATGCACCAACTGTGAAGAACAGACTGCTGCTGTTAGATTTGTAGCACCATCAAGGTGGAAGCAGCTTCTCAGGATTATGCTCATGTCAAAGCGTCCTAAAATCCCACCTTCTAGCCCAAGCCACAGGACCAACAAGACACCTAATTCCTCAAGAGATTACTAAACACTTCTGTTATTTGTATACAGAGAACAGCATTTCCAACTGAAGTTTGGTTGAATTTTTTGGCAAACTTCTTCATGTGTTTCTGATTTTGTTTGATGGATTTGATTATTCTTCTATCGTTTCTTGAACAACTATATTCCCGCAGCAAAGCACGGGCACGCTTTCTAGTGAATTACAATATTTCAACCAGATCATCATCTTGACAAGTCGAGGTGAACTTGGGTCATTAAAGCATAAAGGTTCCCTAACAATCAGATGGTACATTTGAACAATAGGAGGTTTGAGCGTCTAAGGTCAAGCTTTTAACACAAGTAAAGAATGGACAATCATGCTCGGGAAAAACAATTTTAGAAtaacacttttttttcttttcttttttttgacgACTAAGgttaaagaaacaaagaaaacaggaaaaaaaagaaagaaaagaaaaaacccatGAAACAAGCTCTCATGGGGGAGCTGAAACTGCATCAGACGGCAAGATGTGGAGAACGGTTGGAGGTGGATTCTGAATCCAATTCAGAGGACACTCCAACCTTGAAGCAAGATGAGCAACACGATCAGCTGCTTTATTTGCTTCCCTACTGATCCAAGACCAGTTGATACTAGAAAAAGAAGAGGCCATACACCTGATCTGTCTTAACCAAGAAGCTGAAGACCAGGAAACAGCTCCTTTAGGGGATTTCAAAGCTGATATGAGAGAAAGGCAATCAGCTTCCATAGATATAGAGTCGAGAGATTTAGATTTAGCCAAACGCAGGCCCAGTTGAGCAAAAACAAGTTATATAATCTACACATTAATTTTCACTGAAACTATTATTGCACTTGGTGCAAGTGTAGAAAGTAGTTGCCCCCTCATCAGCTGATCTCATCTGTACAAAAAGATATCAAATAAATTAAAACATGGCAACTAAGAAGATAAAAGAGAATAGTAAAGAGCAAAGATCCGTTATAGAATACCTGTCTAGAAAAATACGTATGCTCATTGTGGCCACACTTTTCACATTTTTTCATGTCCGTCTGTTTTAGAGAGAAAATAGtattagaaaattaatgaaacAAATATAAAGCCTTATGAAGATTGGAAAGTGCATTTACCTTTGCCAATTCAGTCTTTTCCTCCTTAATTGTTGACTTGCCTAGCTCCCTTTGAATATCCTGCAACAAGGACACACAGGGAGTAATGACTTGGTGCTACGATTAGTAAGAACGTGGAAAATGATATAAAGTCTGGTTATCTATTCAGCTTGATCCAGATGCTATTATGAGATTGTAAACCGACAAAGTCAACAACTCAACATCCAAGGTGCATAATTTTACAACGATGTCAAGTATACCATCGGGTTAAAATCAGAACCTAGGCCATCATCTAAATGAAGCAAAGCCATATCATTCCTATAGTGCAAAGGGGCAAAGAACTGTCGACGCCAACAACAACCTCTATCATGGAGTAAACCTCCCACAACTGAAATAGGGCATTATCTATCATttatctcctctctctcatctcatCTCGTCCCCAGTAAAAATTTATGTTTCTTGCATCTATACATGTCAGTAGTTACTAACAAACACATCTAATATGAAAGACATAAGAGCTTATCTGCATAAAAGAAGATGCACATCAGGCCATCAGCAAGTACAAAGCATACCTCTTTACTGACTGTGTATGAATATTTACATTTGGAGAGCCCTGAAACAACGATGATCATATCAGAAATTCACAAAACTAGGGAAAGAAATATTAAGATACCATTCAACTTCTATTACATTTTTGGTTCTGAAATGGACTTAAGAATCATCTATGCCAAGCAATAGAATGCCCCAACATACACATGTCATTTATAAGAACACACTCGATTCATTTATCCCTCAATCATGCAAATCAATTTCGATACCCAAAAACAGATTATGCAATTCAGCTGGCTCTACCTTCTATAGGTCGTGGATGGTCGCAATAGGGGCATCGGCCAGGTTTAGCATAAGGAGTTGTCGTCAAAGATAGCATATACCCACAGCTGTTGCAGAACAGGAAAGCACGAGACTCTGACATGGACGACATTGTTGAAAGTAAACCTATATGCATTCACAAAAGTAAAATCCCTGCATGAATTCTCTGGAGCATTTGCTCAAACAGCAAATGGGCACAACTGATGTAACTCACCAAACCAtccaaaatttgaaatgaaattcAAGTTCAAACAGAAGGACAAgcacaaaactcaaaaacaacttCATGATTCTTCCATATCTTCCTCATCATCAAGTTGCAAATCACCAATACTATTATTGTCATTGTGACTGCAGACTATCATAAACTCTTGATAAATCACAATCCTAAATGGCTAAATTCCTAATGATGAACTGAACTGAACTGATAAAAGTAATGATAATCCTCAGTTCCTGACATACCCATCAAATTATCCTCAATTCAATACCTCACATGATGATCCACAAAGGAAATCTCAAAATAATAAACACGAATGACAGGACAAATCACCTCTATAGAGTCTCGGGAAGAGACAGAgcagtgaagaagagagagcgGCGGGCGACGGTGAGAGAGCGGCAACCCAAAGATTGTGACTTTGCGCAAACTCTAAAACCCTaatctctgatttttttttcttcttctgttttttcgAGAGAGAAGATCTCTGATAAGGAAAGAGGTGCACCTACAGTGTTTGGGCACTGACAGCGTGCTGATCACGTgaccattaaattttttttttttttttttttttttggcacctCTTATATGAAAAAAACTGCAGATAGAATTTCAAAAGCAGTACAGAGAATTGTGTTCTCAAACTAGCTCAAGAACTAGCTGTGTTACTAAAAAATGGAATGAATAAATAGTCTGTGCAGTGTCTACATGACTGAGTTTTCCATGTGAAGCATACCAACTATAGGGAGCCTTATCATGCTCGTATATGGTTAATTGGTATGATTTGTTTGTTTATTGTATGCTACGTACATACCGTTTTAAACACAACTACTCTTTCATTCTTTGATGGTTTTGTTAAATGGTCTCTGTAGTTGAATTATGGGCAGCATCACATTCTATAATTGTTGTCATTGTGCTCGAGTCCATGCCAAGTTATCTTATAGACTCCATTCTTAAGTGGATTGTCCGTGCTAGCATGCATCCTTCTTGGAAAACTTTAGTGTCTTCACTTCGATCAAGCTTTCAAACAGTACTGATTCTGCCCAGGCAGTGCATTAAGTTATTGTTTCAATCTTTCTTTCACCAAATAGAGAATTACTGCCTAACTTGCTCCTCCAGCTTCTTGTTAACTCACTGATATACTTTATTTGGATGATGAGGTGAATATGACTGATAAAATCAAAGCATAAATTGCTCCATGGAAAGTTCTCAGAGAGGTACAATCATGAGGATACATCAGAATGTTGGCTAAACGGAGCAGGGCACAAATCAATGCAACCTCAACAATTATTTTTTGGCCAGGTATCTCTTCAGACTTCTTGTTgtacttctttttcttattgttatccaacaaaaaagaaaaagattagtTGCGCGCATTTGCACCCTTATACTGTTGAGTACTTGATTATGTTTTAGCAAAATGTCACTATAATTTGGAAAGCTCTGCTTCCCATCTCCAGAATTTATTGTTTAATTAGTGTTTCTATCTTACAGGATTTGAAAGCTGTGACCCCTACAATAAGGATCTAGTCTTTGATTCCCCCTGAGAGTTATTTTGAGAGGCGATGTTAAGAGAGACAAAGAGCATGAAGGAGTTGACTACAATGGTTGAATGGCTCATGGAGTACTCGGAACGGAGAAAGGATCAAGCCATTTAGAAGACACTTGACGGAGATTATGAGTCCATGCTTCTCGTCTTAGTGCTGTACTATGATAATGCCAAATGTAATGCGTTTGGTTCTTTTGTTTTATGGTTATGCCTCAAATAAAATTATCTGCAACAATATGATAATTACAGATTCATATTATAGGAAGAAATAGTTTTCCTTCACCATTGTTGGCAAAAATGCTCTGACGAGCAAAACTTGTAGTAGAGAATTTGATTCTTTCCTCTTCTTGGCAAGCTTGGTTTATACATAGACTCGCATCCTAAAAAAACTATATATGACACAACATAAAAGCTGATTGGCAATATAAAAACTATCTCAACTTCAATGAAACAAATAGGCATTACATTTTCCGCAACATTGAACCGCATATCCACAATTCAACATAAGTACTTCTTGCAAAGCTTTCCCCATTTCATCTCAGaattctttatttttccatGCAGTTTCACTCTAAAAAACTCTCTGTAACTTGCCAAGCCTAAACCTGTTAATTTGGAATACCTTGCCCAGATTCAAGGTTACTCAGACGTCATCTGCAAATAACTTAAAAATCTGTACATAGATGTATTTAGTGTGTTATGCACAGATGTAGAGCATAATTCTAGCTAATGCCCATTTTCAACAGTCTTGAAAGCAAGTACTTGTCAAATaggccaaaaaaagaaaagataatgaAGACTATAAAGCACCTTTGCAGCTAATTCAATTTATTCTGTTTGTTCTCCATAAACATAATGTCGGTACATGGatcaacaaatccaaaatatcCGTCAGAATAAGCAAACCAAATGGGCAAGATTTAAACACATGGTCGTATAATTTAACATTAGGTTGTCAATTAGACTCAAAACTTTGCAGGCAAACAGAAGGAGGCAAATGAAAAGAATTATTAAAGAAATACAGCTTAATCACACACAGGCATGAATGCTTTCAATATTACCACTTCATGATTACCATAGCTATAAATCATAATACTGAGTAAACTGAGCATAAGCTTACCATGAGAAGATCCAACATCCAAGACTAAATCAACTGCATAAAGATAATACAGCACTCAGCTGAATAGTCCACAAGAGGTTTTAAAATCATCTTGTATGTAATCGCCATCACCTCGAGCGAAAGTTATTTCCTCTGAAATTGCAGCACCATGATATCCTAAGATGTGCCACCTCCATCTGAACCACTAACATATAACACTTTGCTTCTGTTTGCTTTATCTACAACCAATATTAATAAATTGCCATTAGTATACACATTATAGTGAACACAGATTAACCTTGAGCTGTTTACTATTAGTAGGCAGATAAAACAGTTTGCAAAGAACTAACTGTAAGAAAATAAGTTCAACAAGCAAGTTACTCTCATTTTTGAGTAATGGTTTATTTCACACTGTTCTTAATACAAAAGGGACACATTCAGATTTCAAGAACAAAGTGTTCTATATCTCGAGCGGGAACTAAACTCCATTGCACAAGACAGCAGTTTACCATCATACCAAGCTCTATAGTATTAGTTGTAAGCTTTTATTTGGACTTACATATAACACATAATTCATCAAGCACATGCATTACTTAAGAACATGAATTAAAGTTTGTAcattgtgggagtggtcaactTTTGCTGGGTCTGCAATTAAGGTAattaactccgtagttagtatggcgataaatttcagtcatgaatgcggctATTATTACGGCCTTAACTACGATAATAACTACACGCAATGATTACGGTTATGAATGAGCGATGAATGACCATCGTAAATGAGTCATGATTAACCATCGTTAATGCAGTAATGATTATCATCATAACTGTCTAAGTAAATGCGGCCATAAAAGCGGGAATAATGGCGGCTTGTCCCccaagtaagtcatcgcctatataaaggcaGCCCGCCGTCAAGGTAAATCATCCCATTCCGACTCTTTCTATTCCACTCGACTAAGAAACGTATTGACTTAGGCACTGCAGGTatcatccc encodes the following:
- the LOC133724676 gene encoding DNA-directed RNA polymerase I subunit RPA12-like; its protein translation is MSSMSESRAFLFCNSCGYMLSLTTTPYAKPGRCPYCDHPRPIEGLSKCKYSYTVSKEDIQRELGKSTIKEEKTELAKTDMKKCEKCGHNEHTYFSRQMRSADEGATTFYTCTKCNNSFSEN